The proteins below are encoded in one region of Triticum aestivum cultivar Chinese Spring chromosome 1B, IWGSC CS RefSeq v2.1, whole genome shotgun sequence:
- the LOC123081063 gene encoding uncharacterized protein, with the protein MSRGRVVWDLPQEILCHIHSLLPLQDAARAACVSRGFLQFWRCYSKLVLNHRTLGLTDMQFVRREINFMDKVDQILENHHNNGVLVEILELEYPPSRSIKPCYLDRWLQITVKPGIKQLDLSMCVTGPEEENYNFPCSVLSNGAAASSIQSLCLSACSIHPTSTLGVLRKLTSLHLNLVHTTEEGLGNLLSKSFALERLDLWFCRGINCLRIPSMMQNLKFLEIIECQRLKVVEINASNLCFLHCVGGDNLREISARNSSQLKNVTLSSVLLSYAHAWLPSIARNAESLTLCCPTKNVNISSMPSNLLHLKKLDIELSRPTMAAFCTSYDVFSLLSFIDASPVLDSFILTVEKNALKDDLDMGDENNKYLGRKLERRHVCLRRVDIMGFCASKSLVELTIHILENAPSLENLILDTIYGYNRCLDTFHKCTTSTKIIQCSPLSRADLARARRAVKVAGRYIVGRVPSSVQLEILDPCNRCNTGEW; encoded by the exons ATGAGTCGTGGCCGCGTCGTTTGGGATCTTCCACAG GAGATTCTATGCCATATACACTCCCTCTTGCCACTGCAAGACGCTGCCCGTGCTGCCTGCGTGTCTCGCGGATTTCTACAATTCTGGAGATGCTACTCGAAGCTCGTACTCAACCACCGTACGCTTGGGTTGACCGACATGCAATTTGTCAGAAGAGAAATAAATTTCATGGACAAAGTTGACCAAATTCTTGAAAACCATCACAACAATGGGGTTCTGGTGGAGATACTTGAACTTGAATATCCCCCTTCCAGGAGCATCAAGCCCTGCTACCTAGACAGGTGGCTCCAAATCACAGTTAAGCCTGGGATTAAACAACTTGACTTATCTATGTGTGTGACCGGTCCCGAGGAGGAAAACTACAACTTCCCGTGTTCGGTTTTGTCCAATGGAGCAGCTGCAAGTTCAATTCAATCTCTTTGCCTCTCCGCTTGCAGTATTCATCCCACATCGACACTTGGCGTCTTGAGAAAATTGACAAGTTTACATTTGAATCTTGTCCATACTACTGAGGAAGGATTAGGGAACTTGCTCTCAAAATCTTTCGCCCTAGAGCGGCTTGACCTCTGGTTTTGCCGTGGGATAAATTGTTTACGGATACCTTCTATGATGCAGAACCTCAAATTCCTCGAAATTATAGAATGCCAAAGGTTGAAGGTGGTAGAGATCAATGCTTCAAATCTTTGCTTCCTTCATTGTGTTGGTGGTGATAACCTGAGAGAAATCTCGGCCAGAAATTCTTCTCAGCTGAAGAATGTAACTTTATCGTCGGTTCTTCTCTCATATGCTCATGCTTGGCTTCCATCCATCGCAAGAAATGCTGAGAGCCTTACCCTATGCTGTCCTACTAAG AATGTCAACATTTCAAGCATGCCCTCCAATCTTCTCCACCTGAAGAAGTTGGATATCGAACTCAGTCGACCAACGATGGCGGCCTTCTGTACGAGCTACGATGTCTTCTCTTTGCTTTCTTTCATTGATGCTTCTCCTGTCTTGGATTCCTTCATCCTGACG GTAGAGAAGAATGCCCTTAAGGATGATCTTGACATGGGAGATGAAAACAACAAGTATTTGGGGCGGAAGCTGGAGCGTCGGCATGTCTGCCTCCGGCGGGTGGATATCATGGGCTTTTGTGCATCCAAGAGTCTAGTCGAGCTCACGATCCACATCCTCGAGAACGCACCATCACTCGAGAACCTGATTTTGGACACGATCTATGGCTACAATAGATGTTTGGATACATTTCACAAATGCACAACCTCAACAAAGATTATCCAATGCTCGCCCTTGAGCAGGGCAGACCTTGCGAGAGCTCGTAGAGCCGTGAAGGTTGCGGGAAGGTATATCGTGGGAAGAGTTCCATCGTCTGTTCAGCTCGAGATCCTAGATCCCTGTAATCGATGCAATACCGGCGAGTGGTAG